A window from uncultured Fusobacterium sp. encodes these proteins:
- a CDS encoding tetratricopeptide repeat protein, producing MKKDILKNEIFTQLNKEDLIKKEEEIRILLLGNPNNFQLLRELAIILYHKADYSSAIKVYKKVLEYKENKAEGLAFLGQLYYENEEYNKAIEAFEKSLDINPNEAFVHFLLGNAYSRAGKLLEAITSYDFAIFLDLDIYGAHLDFAEKYEKMGLLDRALKEYSIAYDIDPRDKKIKNKINKLKEATIKKIG from the coding sequence TTGAAAAAAGATATACTTAAAAATGAAATTTTTACTCAACTAAATAAAGAGGATTTAATAAAAAAAGAAGAAGAGATTAGAATTCTATTATTAGGGAACCCTAACAACTTCCAACTTTTAAGAGAATTAGCTATTATTCTATATCATAAAGCTGATTATTCAAGTGCTATAAAAGTTTATAAAAAAGTATTGGAATATAAAGAAAATAAGGCTGAAGGATTGGCTTTTTTAGGTCAATTATATTATGAAAATGAAGAGTATAATAAAGCTATTGAAGCTTTTGAAAAATCTTTAGATATAAATCCTAATGAAGCTTTTGTTCATTTTCTTTTAGGAAATGCATATTCACGTGCTGGAAAACTTTTAGAAGCTATAACAAGTTATGATTTTGCTATCTTTTTAGATTTAGATATCTATGGTGCGCATCTTGATTTTGCTGAAAAATATGAAAAAATGGGGTTATTGGATAGAGCTTTAAAAGAATACTCTATAGCATATGATATAGATCCTAGGGATAAAAAAATTAAAAATAAAATTAATAAATTAAAAGAAGCAACAATTAAAAAAATTGGTTAA
- a CDS encoding DnaJ domain-containing protein, translating to MIYSISLTFILILFFFIGITFGFNRAVGMLPVLFIVFLLVAFLGWFVVSFFPLILLVIVITYIRNRNQPKSTRRRTYYYRYDSNSTKDFEDFFRQAGGNFGGQQQGGYYNNNSNPFGYTEDLGKYYDILGVSRNASKDEIKKAYRDLVKQHHPDKFSSASDSEKEYHENKLKEINEAYEKLSKDFS from the coding sequence ATGATTTATAGTATTTCATTAACATTTATACTAATACTATTTTTCTTTATAGGGATAACTTTCGGTTTTAATAGAGCTGTTGGGATGTTACCTGTATTATTTATAGTATTTTTATTAGTGGCATTTTTAGGTTGGTTTGTAGTTAGTTTTTTCCCATTAATACTGTTGGTTATAGTTATTACCTATATAAGAAATAGAAATCAACCAAAAAGTACAAGAAGAAGAACTTACTATTATAGATATGATAGTAATAGTACAAAAGATTTTGAAGATTTTTTCCGTCAAGCAGGAGGAAATTTTGGTGGACAACAACAGGGAGGATATTACAACAATAATTCCAATCCTTTCGGATATACTGAAGATCTAGGAAAATACTATGATATTTTAGGTGTTAGTAGAAATGCAAGTAAGGATGAGATAAAAAAAGCTTATAGAGATTTAGTTAAACAGCATCATCCTGACAAATTTAGCAGTGCTAGTGATTCTGAAAAAGAGTATCATGAAAATAAATTAAAAGAGATAAATGAAGCTTATGAAAAACTTTCAAAAGATTTTTCTTAA